The Desulfobacterales bacterium genome contains a region encoding:
- a CDS encoding DUF177 domain-containing protein, with translation MKKLILHTEQIKDKEIFREFEAKPQVLPIIADLVKNGTCEFREPFNISVKAFKIRELYEVDGHFETQIRIGCSRCLKDFDTPLASDFALTYTREVPGLMDVLDDDEIELKLEEIGLLYFRGEEIDLQQGIQEQVLMAIPLQPLCTEDCKGLCPQCGSNLNQNDCGCAQETRSNKFAVLKNLKLDTK, from the coding sequence ATGAAAAAGCTAATCCTGCATACCGAACAAATCAAAGATAAAGAAATATTCCGTGAATTTGAAGCCAAACCTCAGGTTCTGCCGATAATTGCAGACCTCGTTAAAAACGGGACGTGCGAATTTCGGGAACCTTTTAATATCAGCGTAAAGGCATTCAAGATCAGAGAGCTTTACGAGGTCGACGGTCATTTCGAAACCCAAATTCGTATCGGGTGCAGCCGCTGCCTGAAAGATTTTGACACACCCCTGGCGTCAGACTTTGCCTTAACCTACACCCGTGAAGTGCCGGGCCTCATGGATGTACTCGATGACGATGAGATTGAATTGAAGCTTGAAGAGATAGGCCTGCTGTATTTTCGGGGAGAGGAAATAGATCTACAGCAGGGCATTCAAGAACAGGTGTTGATGGCCATTCCCCTGCAGCCATTGTGTACTGAAGACTGCAAAGGCCTATGCCCGCAATGCGGATCTAACCTCAATCAAAATGATTGCGGGTGCGCGCAGGAAACCCGCTCAAATAAATTTGCCGTCTTGAAAAATTTAAAGCTGGATACAAAGTAA
- a CDS encoding YihY/virulence factor BrkB family protein translates to MTDTKKYSRQILRRPGKFMWRVLKGFKRNQGLLLSGGVAYNSLLSIIPMLALILIGLSQFIEQEKLLEIIIKELELIVPGHAEKIAEEVGALFRYRQFVGIIGIGVMLFFSSMAFSMLESAMSVIFYHRIKTHRRHFLISAIIPYIYMILMGVGIVIITVIAGVLDSIEGETLTVFGKSFGFAWASGIGLYLVGLVGLILMLTSLYLVMPFGQITISHALLGGTTAAILWEITRHVLVWYFAKLSLVSVIYGSFATAVVILLSIEIASIILLLGAQVIAEFERATEELAQADRQKSETD, encoded by the coding sequence ATGACGGACACCAAAAAATATAGCCGACAAATACTGAGGCGCCCGGGCAAATTTATGTGGCGGGTGCTGAAGGGATTTAAGCGCAATCAGGGTCTGCTCTTATCAGGCGGCGTGGCCTATAATTCCCTGCTGTCCATCATTCCCATGCTGGCGCTGATTTTAATCGGGTTGTCGCAATTTATCGAGCAGGAAAAGTTATTGGAAATCATCATAAAGGAGCTGGAATTGATAGTCCCCGGTCACGCCGAAAAAATAGCCGAAGAAGTGGGGGCCTTATTTCGATATCGCCAGTTTGTGGGCATTATTGGTATCGGCGTTATGCTTTTTTTCAGTTCCATGGCCTTTAGCATGCTGGAGTCGGCCATGTCAGTCATCTTTTACCATCGCATCAAAACCCATCGGCGACATTTTCTGATCTCGGCCATCATCCCTTACATCTATATGATTTTAATGGGCGTCGGGATTGTGATCATCACTGTCATTGCAGGTGTGCTGGATTCCATCGAAGGTGAAACCCTGACTGTTTTTGGAAAAAGTTTTGGCTTCGCCTGGGCTTCCGGCATCGGGCTTTACCTGGTGGGGCTGGTCGGTTTGATACTCATGCTGACATCGTTATATCTGGTAATGCCCTTCGGGCAAATCACGATAAGCCATGCCCTGCTTGGCGGGACGACAGCTGCCATTTTATGGGAAATTACCCGTCATGTGCTGGTCTGGTATTTTGCCAAACTTTCCTTGGTCAGCGTCATCTACGGCTCTTTCGCCACTGCGGTGGTCATTCTGCTGAGTATCGAGATTGCGTCGATTATCTTGCTTTTGGGCGCCCAGGTGATCGCCGAGTTCGAACGCGCCACCGAAGAGCTGGCCCAGGCAGACAGGCAAAAATCAGAAACCGACTAG
- a CDS encoding YkgJ family cysteine cluster protein, with amino-acid sequence MSAAAKNDKQESATPATGPKDNAASTCKRCGTCCSKGGPSFHEADKALIESGVIPARCLYTIRRGEMAYDNVRQCLAPASSDIIKIKGKGNSWTCLFFDEAHAACTIYEDRPIECRALKCWDTAELEALYTRKRLKRSDLLADIEGLWDLITAHQERCNYDTILTLVKAIKSKGAADARQKLAEIILFDIEIRKLVISRGELDADMLDFLFGRPLSQTLRHFGLEAVKKGDKIVVEQR; translated from the coding sequence ATGAGCGCTGCTGCGAAAAATGATAAACAGGAATCCGCGACACCCGCAACAGGTCCCAAAGACAATGCAGCGTCGACTTGCAAGCGCTGCGGCACCTGCTGCAGCAAAGGCGGGCCCTCTTTTCACGAGGCCGATAAGGCCTTGATCGAATCCGGCGTGATCCCCGCCAGGTGCTTGTATACCATTCGCAGGGGGGAAATGGCCTACGATAATGTGCGCCAGTGCCTGGCGCCGGCCAGTTCAGATATCATTAAAATCAAAGGGAAGGGCAACAGCTGGACTTGTTTGTTTTTTGATGAAGCGCATGCGGCCTGCACGATTTATGAAGACCGACCGATTGAATGCCGGGCGCTTAAGTGCTGGGATACGGCCGAACTCGAAGCGCTATATACCCGAAAACGATTGAAACGCTCGGATTTGCTGGCCGATATTGAAGGCTTGTGGGATCTCATTACAGCTCATCAGGAACGCTGCAATTACGATACAATTTTAACTCTGGTGAAAGCCATTAAAAGCAAGGGGGCAGCAGATGCCCGGCAAAAACTTGCGGAAATCATTCTATTTGACATCGAGATTCGAAAGCTGGTGATATCCCGGGGAGAGCTGGATGCAGACATGCTTGACTTTTTATTTGGTCGACCCCTCAGCCAAACGCTCAGACATTTCGGTTTAGAAGCGGTAAAAAAAGGAGATAAAATCGTCGTTGAGCAGCGTTAA